Proteins encoded in a region of the Flavobacterium sp. MDT1-60 genome:
- a CDS encoding M28 family peptidase, with protein sequence MKKIVILLLIASAFSCKNAQSVASKDNSDPTKYVNSITAKDLKKMLYIVASDEMEGRETGSKGQKKAGLYMIEQYKKNKISFPKGATDYYQHISAAFLNAKRNENLPDSENIWAYIEGSEKPDEVLVISAHYDHVGIKNGEIYNGADDDGSGTVAVMEIAKAFAKAKKDGHGPKRSILFLHVTGEEHGLHGSRYYSENPLFPIANTISDINIDMIGRRDVEHAKTNNYVYVIGADRLSSDLHNAVVAQNNKYTKLDLDFKFNDPKDPNHFYERSDHYNFAKFGIPAVFFFNGVHEDYHGKGDEPEKIEYDALTKRAQLAFVVAWDLANRENRPVVDKK encoded by the coding sequence ATGAAAAAAATTGTAATTCTATTACTAATTGCTTCAGCATTTTCATGTAAAAATGCACAATCAGTTGCTTCGAAAGACAACTCAGATCCAACCAAATACGTGAACAGCATTACAGCAAAAGACTTAAAAAAAATGCTTTACATTGTTGCGTCTGATGAAATGGAAGGCCGCGAAACTGGCTCGAAAGGACAGAAAAAAGCAGGTCTTTACATGATTGAACAATACAAAAAAAATAAAATTTCGTTCCCAAAAGGAGCAACAGATTATTACCAACACATTTCGGCAGCATTTTTAAATGCAAAGCGTAATGAAAATTTACCCGATTCAGAAAATATCTGGGCGTACATTGAAGGTTCTGAAAAACCAGATGAAGTTTTGGTAATTTCAGCGCATTATGATCACGTTGGAATTAAAAATGGAGAAATCTATAACGGAGCTGATGATGATGGTTCCGGAACTGTTGCAGTTATGGAAATTGCTAAAGCATTTGCTAAAGCTAAAAAAGACGGACACGGACCAAAACGTTCTATCTTATTTTTACATGTAACCGGTGAAGAACATGGTTTGCATGGATCTCGTTATTATTCTGAAAACCCATTGTTTCCAATTGCAAATACTATTAGTGACATCAACATCGATATGATCGGACGTCGTGATGTAGAACATGCGAAAACCAACAACTATGTTTATGTAATTGGCGCTGACAGACTTTCGTCAGACCTACATAATGCTGTCGTAGCTCAAAACAACAAATACACCAAATTAGATTTAGATTTTAAATTTAATGATCCAAAAGATCCTAATCATTTCTACGAGCGTTCTGACCACTACAACTTTGCAAAATTTGGTATTCCTGCCGTTTTCTTCTTTAATGGAGTTCACGAAGATTACCACGGAAAAGGCGACGAACCAGAAAAAATCGAATACGATGCCTTAACAAAAAGAGCACAATTAGCGTTTGTTGTAGCCTGGGATTTAGCCAATAGAGAGAATAGACCGGTAGTGGATAAAAAATAA
- a CDS encoding DUF3667 domain-containing protein yields MSHSPIRKDKTCLNCRHVAEQKFCPNCGQENTDSRKTFHHLFVHFFEDLTHYENAFWKTIKNLLFKPATLTKEYLSGKRLSYLAPVRLYIFISFITFLLIAMFPNKVSENLSKSEKDITSNLIKQEKKGKIKTFNDEKIFDLRPMKTIDSIQKYGKESEKFSDFEYWAYEKVVTVTEHNTKREIIEKFIESFLHNIPKILFIIMPFFAFFLWIFHSKKRWYYFDHGIFTLHYFSFLLLIFLILFIVQKLFGLLGENNPVAFIADIINFVGILWMCYYFILHIIVFMENQDLFHLLKVLCYFL; encoded by the coding sequence ATGTCACATAGTCCGATTAGAAAAGATAAAACCTGCCTCAATTGCAGGCATGTTGCCGAGCAGAAATTTTGCCCAAACTGCGGGCAGGAAAATACAGATTCGCGAAAGACCTTTCATCATTTGTTCGTTCATTTTTTTGAAGATTTAACGCACTATGAAAACGCATTTTGGAAAACAATCAAAAATCTTCTTTTTAAACCTGCTACTTTAACTAAAGAATATTTATCAGGAAAAAGATTATCCTATCTGGCACCCGTTCGTCTTTATATTTTCATCAGTTTTATCACTTTTTTATTGATTGCCATGTTTCCGAATAAGGTAAGCGAAAATCTAAGTAAAAGCGAAAAAGACATTACTTCAAACCTTATAAAACAAGAGAAAAAAGGAAAAATTAAAACTTTTAATGACGAGAAAATTTTTGACTTAAGGCCGATGAAAACAATCGACTCAATTCAGAAGTATGGAAAAGAAAGTGAAAAATTTTCAGATTTTGAATATTGGGCTTATGAAAAAGTGGTAACTGTTACTGAACACAATACCAAAAGGGAAATTATCGAAAAATTCATTGAATCATTTTTACATAACATCCCTAAAATATTATTCATAATAATGCCTTTCTTTGCCTTCTTTTTATGGATTTTCCATAGCAAAAAAAGATGGTATTACTTTGATCATGGCATTTTTACCCTTCATTATTTCTCTTTTTTACTTTTAATATTTCTCATCTTATTCATTGTCCAAAAGTTATTTGGATTATTGGGAGAAAACAACCCCGTCGCTTTTATAGCTGATATTATCAATTTTGTCGGAATACTTTGGATGTGTTATTATTTTATCCTGCACATCATCGTTTTTATGGAGAATCAAGATTTGTTTCATTTGTTAAAAGTGTTATGTTATTTTTTATAA
- a CDS encoding dienelactone hydrolase family protein, giving the protein MKNSALLIFATILFSNTINAQLKPVKYADGSQALNGLSIKPAKKSSNNPGILLLPAWLGIDNASKGIAENLSKLGYTVFIADIYGEGNYPKNTSEAGKQAGFYKTNYEAYQKRINLALQELIKSGANADNIVVIGYCFGGTGVLEAARGHLNVKGVASFHGGLGKDAARPATPITAKVLICHGADDPYVSKEEVTAFQQEMRDSKADWQMIYYADSVHSFTNPEAGNDNSKGAAYNPVAAKRSFEHLKLFLDEVLKK; this is encoded by the coding sequence ATGAAAAATTCAGCCCTTCTTATTTTTGCTACTATACTGTTTTCTAACACTATAAACGCACAATTAAAACCAGTAAAATACGCTGACGGAAGTCAGGCATTAAATGGTTTATCTATAAAACCTGCTAAAAAAAGCAGTAATAATCCCGGTATTTTACTTTTACCGGCATGGCTCGGAATTGACAATGCCTCAAAAGGAATTGCAGAGAATTTATCAAAACTAGGCTATACTGTTTTTATCGCTGATATTTATGGAGAAGGAAACTATCCAAAAAATACTTCAGAAGCAGGAAAACAAGCTGGCTTCTATAAAACGAATTATGAGGCTTACCAAAAACGAATCAATCTTGCTTTACAGGAATTAATCAAATCCGGAGCAAATGCAGATAATATTGTGGTTATTGGCTATTGCTTTGGAGGAACCGGAGTTTTGGAAGCTGCGCGCGGTCATCTGAACGTAAAAGGAGTTGCTTCATTTCATGGAGGTTTAGGCAAAGATGCTGCACGACCTGCTACACCTATTACTGCTAAAGTTTTAATTTGTCACGGAGCCGACGATCCTTATGTTTCTAAAGAAGAAGTTACTGCTTTTCAGCAAGAAATGAGAGATTCAAAAGCCGATTGGCAAATGATTTATTATGCGGATTCTGTTCACTCTTTCACCAACCCCGAAGCAGGAAACGATAATTCTAAAGGAGCGGCTTATAATCCGGTTGCTGCTAAAAGATCATTTGAACATTTGAAATTGTTTCTCGATGAAGTCCTAAAAAAATAA
- a CDS encoding penicillin acylase family protein, whose product MFTSKILKLAFLFCCITFHISAQKINSKEVSRLEKLAQQTTIIRDNWGIPHIYGKTDSDAVFGLLYAQCEDDFKRIEMNYIEKLGRLSEIKGQAVLYNDLEIKLLIDVNEAKADYKKAPLWLKKLLNSYADAINYYLYKHPEVKPSLLTHFEPWFPLLWTDGSIGAISTADLSTAELKAFYSGNNDKVAYVEREKYVQTGSNGFAFAPSKTADGNAILYINPHTTFYFRPEVQITSEEGLNVYGAVTWGQFFIYQGFNENCGWMHTSSNVDVADMYAEKITNKNGKLFYEFDKKLLPVIEKEITINYTENGKLIPKKFKTYFTNNGPIMAKRDGKWISLKSNNRSMTSLIQSWVRTKSKSFDDYKKAMDLKANTSNNTVYADSKGNIAYWHGNFIPIRDKNLNWSKVVDGSISSTQWKGLHEVNETVHLYNPVNGWLQNCNSTPYSVAGENSPKRENYLPYMAPDGENFRGINAVRIFSKGDKYTLDKVIADGYDSKLSIFEILIPSLVNVFEKNIKSDYNDYNELSEAVTILKNWDYYTKENSVATTLAVEWAYKLDPIILKAYIDEGELDQVENTKQFAKNAGVDQLIPQLQTVLKELKSKWGTWQVAWGDINRFQRSGSAIDLKYDDAKSSLPIGFGPGSWGSLPSFKSSYQNDSKKRYGYNGNSFVCAVEFGPKIKAKSLLAGGNNGDENSKHFTDQAEMYRKGEFKDVLFYKEDVEKNAEKTYHPGE is encoded by the coding sequence ATGTTTACCTCAAAAATACTAAAGTTAGCTTTTTTATTCTGCTGTATAACTTTTCATATTTCGGCACAAAAAATCAACTCAAAAGAAGTCAGCCGATTAGAAAAACTAGCACAACAAACGACCATAATTCGTGACAATTGGGGCATTCCGCACATATATGGAAAAACCGATTCAGATGCCGTTTTCGGTCTACTTTATGCGCAATGCGAAGATGATTTCAAGAGAATCGAAATGAATTATATTGAAAAACTGGGACGTCTTTCTGAAATTAAAGGACAAGCTGTTTTATATAATGATTTAGAAATTAAACTTTTAATTGATGTAAATGAAGCAAAAGCCGATTATAAAAAAGCACCGTTATGGCTTAAAAAACTGCTGAATAGTTATGCTGATGCAATCAACTATTATCTCTACAAACATCCTGAAGTAAAACCGTCACTTTTAACACATTTTGAACCCTGGTTTCCATTGCTTTGGACAGACGGAAGTATTGGTGCTATTAGTACGGCTGATCTTTCTACAGCAGAATTAAAAGCTTTTTATTCCGGAAATAATGATAAAGTCGCTTACGTAGAAAGAGAAAAATACGTTCAGACTGGCTCCAACGGATTTGCTTTTGCACCGTCAAAAACAGCTGATGGAAATGCTATTTTATATATTAATCCGCATACCACTTTTTATTTCAGACCCGAGGTTCAGATTACCAGCGAAGAAGGTTTGAACGTTTATGGAGCGGTAACCTGGGGACAGTTTTTTATTTATCAGGGATTCAATGAAAATTGTGGCTGGATGCATACCTCATCAAATGTAGATGTTGCGGATATGTATGCCGAAAAAATCACCAATAAAAACGGAAAGCTATTTTACGAATTCGACAAAAAGCTTTTGCCTGTTATCGAAAAGGAAATCACGATTAATTATACAGAAAACGGAAAACTAATTCCGAAAAAATTCAAAACCTATTTCACTAACAACGGTCCAATTATGGCCAAACGCGACGGGAAATGGATCAGTTTAAAATCAAATAATCGTTCAATGACCAGTTTGATTCAGAGTTGGGTTCGAACAAAATCCAAAAGCTTTGACGATTACAAAAAAGCAATGGATTTAAAAGCCAACACCTCCAACAATACTGTTTATGCTGATAGTAAAGGGAATATTGCGTATTGGCACGGTAATTTTATTCCGATAAGAGATAAAAATCTGAATTGGTCAAAAGTTGTTGATGGTTCAATTTCATCAACACAATGGAAAGGTTTACATGAAGTAAACGAAACCGTTCATTTATACAATCCCGTAAACGGCTGGCTGCAGAATTGTAATTCTACTCCTTACTCTGTTGCTGGAGAAAATAGTCCAAAAAGAGAAAATTATCTACCTTATATGGCACCAGATGGAGAAAATTTTAGAGGAATAAATGCTGTTCGAATTTTCAGTAAAGGCGATAAATATACTTTGGATAAAGTAATCGCAGACGGTTATGATTCGAAATTATCCATTTTCGAAATTTTGATTCCGAGCCTGGTAAATGTTTTTGAAAAAAATATAAAATCTGATTATAATGATTATAATGAATTATCAGAAGCAGTAACAATTTTGAAAAACTGGGATTATTATACCAAAGAAAATTCAGTAGCAACCACATTAGCGGTTGAATGGGCGTATAAATTAGACCCAATTATTCTAAAAGCCTATATTGATGAAGGTGAATTAGATCAGGTTGAAAACACAAAACAATTCGCAAAAAACGCAGGAGTTGATCAACTTATTCCGCAATTGCAAACAGTGCTAAAAGAATTAAAATCGAAATGGGGAACCTGGCAGGTTGCCTGGGGAGATATTAATCGTTTTCAGCGTTCAGGCAGTGCTATCGATTTAAAATATGATGATGCCAAATCAAGTCTGCCAATTGGTTTTGGTCCCGGTTCCTGGGGAAGTTTACCTTCATTTAAAAGCAGTTATCAAAATGATTCTAAAAAACGTTATGGTTATAACGGAAACAGTTTTGTCTGTGCTGTTGAATTTGGTCCAAAGATAAAAGCAAAATCGTTACTGGCCGGAGGAAACAACGGTGATGAAAACTCAAAACATTTTACAGATCAGGCTGAAATGTATCGAAAAGGTGAATTTAAAGACGTCTTATTTTATAAAGAAGATGTTGAAAAAAATGCCGAGAAAACTTATCATCCAGGCGAATAA
- a CDS encoding cyanophycinase, whose amino-acid sequence MKNKFIFRFSSNQFIAFLCLFVFNFLQAQTPKGKLFIIGGGDRSDALMKQVLAVAELSKKDYIVVLPMSSEEPDSSFIFFKTQMVKLTSNPIVMLNFNAATAQNKVLTDSVQKAKLIFISGGDQSRFMNVVQNTPIKTAIQKAYENGSTISGTSAGAAVMSEKMITGNQKLQKEYSGTFDNIRYDNLETSEGLGLLKTAVIDQHFLKRNRYNRLLSALVEFPTLTGIGIDEATAIIVRNNQIEVAGESQVIVIKNPKGIIKSKNNNLISIEKLEVSIYTAGQKFNIK is encoded by the coding sequence ATGAAAAACAAATTTATTTTTAGATTTTCTTCGAATCAATTTATTGCATTTCTATGTCTTTTCGTTTTTAATTTTCTACAGGCACAAACTCCAAAAGGAAAATTATTTATTATTGGCGGCGGAGATCGTTCTGATGCTTTAATGAAACAGGTTTTGGCTGTAGCCGAATTATCAAAAAAAGATTATATCGTGGTTTTACCAATGTCAAGCGAAGAACCGGATAGTTCGTTTATCTTTTTTAAAACTCAAATGGTAAAGCTGACTTCGAACCCGATTGTGATGCTGAACTTTAATGCAGCAACAGCGCAAAATAAAGTTCTTACAGATTCAGTTCAAAAAGCAAAACTAATTTTTATAAGCGGTGGCGATCAAAGTCGTTTTATGAATGTGGTGCAAAATACACCAATCAAAACAGCAATACAAAAAGCATACGAAAACGGAAGCACAATTTCCGGAACAAGCGCAGGAGCTGCTGTAATGTCTGAAAAAATGATTACCGGAAACCAGAAATTACAAAAAGAATATTCTGGCACTTTTGACAATATCCGATATGATAATTTAGAAACTTCCGAAGGATTGGGATTATTGAAAACGGCTGTTATTGACCAACATTTTTTAAAGAGAAACCGTTATAACCGTTTACTTTCTGCTTTGGTTGAATTCCCAACTTTAACCGGAATTGGAATTGATGAAGCTACCGCAATTATTGTTCGAAACAATCAAATTGAAGTGGCTGGAGAAAGCCAGGTTATTGTAATTAAAAATCCGAAAGGAATTATAAAATCTAAAAACAACAACCTGATTTCAATTGAAAAATTAGAAGTGAGCATTTATACCGCCGGACAAAAATTTAATATCAAATAA
- a CDS encoding Lrp/AsnC family transcriptional regulator has protein sequence METLDEFDINIIKELEKDGRMAFSAIAANLKISNTMVHQRINRMIEQGVIAGIKPIIQEKKIGYDWASFTGITLNKDSDSDRIIEALKDIPEITECYYVTGSFTLYIKIIAKNHEHMRRILYEKIDSIPGIAKTDSIIELGCAFKRNITL, from the coding sequence ATGGAAACATTAGACGAATTTGATATCAATATAATTAAGGAATTAGAAAAAGACGGGAGAATGGCTTTTTCGGCAATTGCTGCTAATTTAAAAATATCAAACACGATGGTGCATCAACGTATCAACAGAATGATTGAACAAGGCGTAATTGCTGGCATAAAACCAATTATACAAGAAAAAAAGATTGGATACGACTGGGCTTCTTTTACCGGAATAACACTAAACAAAGATTCTGATTCTGACCGAATTATTGAAGCCTTGAAAGATATTCCAGAGATCACAGAATGTTATTATGTTACAGGTTCATTCACACTTTACATCAAAATTATTGCAAAGAATCACGAACACATGCGAAGAATTCTTTACGAAAAAATAGATAGTATTCCGGGCATCGCCAAAACGGATTCAATTATTGAATTGGGCTGTGCTTTTAAACGAAATATTACTTTATAA
- the rocD gene encoding ornithine--oxo-acid transaminase has protein sequence MIHTENTLSSKSEILIEKENKYGAHNYHPLPVVLERGEGVYVWDVDGKKYYDFLSAYSAVNQGHCHPKIVQAMVDQAQKLTLTSRAFYNDKLGNYEEYVTKYFGFDKVLPMNTGAEAVETALKVCRKWAYEVKGIPENQAQVIVCENNFHGRTTTIISFSNDETARKNFGPFTDGFIKIEYDNLEALEKALESSKNIAGFLVEPIQGEAGVYVPSEGYLAKAKALCEKHNVLFIADEVQTGIARTGKLLAVHHENVQPDILILGKAISGGVYPVSAVLCNDEIMNVIKPGQHGSTFGGNPVAAAVAIAALEVIKEEKLAENAERIGIILRKGLNEIAERNNLITLVRGKGLLNAIVINCGEDSDLAWEICLRFRDNGLLAKPTHGNKIRLAPPLVMTETQIQECLEIIEKSLNDFRD, from the coding sequence ATGATTCATACTGAAAATACCCTTTCGTCAAAATCAGAAATTTTGATTGAAAAAGAAAATAAATACGGCGCTCATAATTATCATCCGCTTCCAGTTGTGCTGGAAAGGGGAGAAGGAGTATACGTTTGGGATGTTGATGGAAAAAAATATTATGATTTCTTGTCTGCTTACTCTGCGGTAAATCAAGGGCATTGCCATCCGAAAATTGTACAGGCAATGGTTGATCAGGCTCAAAAACTGACTTTAACATCACGTGCCTTTTATAATGACAAATTAGGAAATTACGAAGAATATGTAACGAAGTATTTTGGATTTGATAAAGTACTCCCAATGAATACCGGTGCCGAAGCTGTTGAAACAGCTTTGAAAGTTTGTAGAAAATGGGCGTATGAAGTAAAAGGAATTCCTGAAAATCAGGCGCAGGTGATTGTGTGTGAAAATAATTTCCACGGAAGAACCACTACAATTATTTCCTTTTCAAATGACGAAACTGCCCGTAAAAACTTTGGCCCTTTTACAGATGGATTTATAAAAATTGAATACGATAATCTTGAAGCTCTTGAAAAAGCTTTAGAGTCATCAAAAAATATTGCCGGATTTTTGGTTGAACCTATTCAGGGAGAAGCCGGAGTTTATGTTCCGTCAGAAGGGTATTTGGCGAAAGCAAAAGCTTTGTGTGAGAAACATAATGTTTTGTTTATTGCAGATGAAGTTCAGACCGGAATTGCTCGTACCGGAAAATTACTAGCCGTTCATCATGAAAATGTGCAACCTGATATTTTAATTTTAGGTAAAGCAATTTCCGGAGGTGTTTATCCGGTTTCAGCAGTTTTGTGTAATGACGAAATTATGAATGTGATTAAACCTGGACAACACGGATCTACTTTTGGAGGAAATCCTGTTGCTGCGGCTGTTGCCATTGCAGCATTGGAAGTGATAAAAGAGGAGAAACTAGCAGAAAATGCAGAACGTATAGGAATCATTTTAAGAAAAGGATTAAATGAAATTGCTGAAAGAAATAATCTGATTACACTCGTTCGCGGAAAAGGTCTATTGAATGCCATCGTAATTAACTGCGGAGAAGATTCTGATTTAGCCTGGGAAATTTGCCTAAGATTCAGAGACAACGGATTATTAGCAAAACCAACACACGGAAATAAAATCAGATTAGCTCCGCCGTTGGTAATGACAGAAACTCAAATTCAGGAATGTCTTGAAATTATTGAGAAATCATTGAATGATTTTAGAGATTAA